The Anopheles merus strain MAF chromosome 2L, AmerM5.1, whole genome shotgun sequence genome has a segment encoding these proteins:
- the LOC121592642 gene encoding microfibril-associated glycoprotein 4-like, with the protein MRTKLSLFLLCCCHTALATVSVAENASVPATAPSGFGFEMLLAKLTSLEYHFIEKQLQSEERITTLSTRIDSLVKSVENLAWIAQQTAKTVTLLGLSDEHAQQNFTVLQRDVTELLAKQHHLVTKEQLGEYLLKRNATCSMAPALPLSGDKQSAVYPSCGKVPFAASGVYQIRPEYPFKEPITVRCDQEYESGGWVVIQQRFDGSINFYRAWDEYYEGFGNLNGEFWLGLGLIHQLTESAPHELAILLEDFEGNRTVARYERFAIGNVGQKFALLVIDGYSGTAGDSLSDLKGMPFTTKDEDRDASTENCAVTYTGAWWYRACHQSNLNGKYLRGETKEFATSMVWKSFRGYHYSLKSSKMMIRPKLMT; encoded by the exons ATGCGAACCAAATTATCGCTTTTTCTGCTGTGTTGCTGCCACACTGCTCTGGCCACAGTGAGCGTCGCAGAAAATGCATCCGTTCCGGCAACGGCACCATCCGGATTTGGCTTCGAAATGCTGCTGGCAAAGTTAACCTCCCTCGAGTACCATTTCATCGAGAAGCAGCTACAGTCCGAGGAAAGGATCACCACTCTAAGCACCCGCATCGATAGTCTCGTAAAGTCGGTGGAAAACTTAGCCTGGATTGCGCAGCAAACCGCCAAAACGGTCACGCTGCTCGGGCTGAGCGACGAGCACGCGCAGCAAAATTTTACCGTCCTGCAGCGCGATGTTACCGAGCTGCTGGCCAAACAGCACCATCTCGTAACGAAGGAACAGCTTGGCGAGTATTTGCTGAAGCGAAACGCAACCTGCAGCATGGCGCCCGCTTTGCCACTCTCCGGTGATAAGCAGTCGGCGGTGTATCCGTCCTGCGGCAAGGTACCGTTCGCAGCGTCCGGTGTGTACCAGATACGGCCCGAGTATCCCTTCAAGGAACCGATCACGGTGCGGTGCGACCAGGAGTACGAGTCGGGCGGGTGGGTTGTGATTCAGCAGCGGTTCGACGGTTCGATCAACTTCTACCGGGCCTGGGACGAGTACTACGAAGGCTTCGGCAATCTGAACGGCGAGTTTTGGCTGGGCCTGGGGCTTATCCATCAGCTAACCGAGTCGGCACCGCACGAGCTGGCGATCCTGCTGGAGGATTTCGAGGGCAACCGGACGGTGGCCCGGTACGAGCGGTTTGCAATCGGCAATGTGGGCCAAAAGTTTGCGCTGCTCGTAATCGACGGCTACAGCGGTACGGCCGGCGACTCGTTGAGCGATTTGAAGGGGATGCCCTTTACGACGAAAGATGAGGACCGAGATGCATCGACTGAGAACTGTGCGGTCACGTACACTGGCGCATGGTGGTATAGAGCCTGCCATCAAAG CAACTTGAACGGAAAGTATTTGCGCGGTGAAACGAAAGAGTTCGCCACGAGCATGGTTTGGAAATCGTTCCGTGGGTACCATTACTCGCTCAAGTCGTCGAAGATGATGATAAGACCGAAATTAATGACATGA
- the LOC121593441 gene encoding ninjurin-1-like, which translates to MALNINDGSLSPTVEQGAAGLPLPEVIPNVNVYQQKKTLAQGMMDLALLSANANQLRYVLETYERHPYYIFSLIFISVSLLVQVAVGVGLIMNSRYDVNDRKEICKANKINDLITIGIFVITLVNVMISAFGVAPRKA; encoded by the exons ATGGCCCTAAACATTAACGACGGTTCACTGTCACCTACC GTCGAACAGGGTGCCGCCGGGCTGCCACTGCCCGAGGTAATACCGAACGTGAATGTGTACCAGCAGAAGAAAACGCTAGCCCAGGGCATGATGGACCTGGCGCTGCTGTCCGCCAATGCGAACCAGCTTCGGTACGTGCTGGAAACGTACGAGCGTCATCCGTACTACATCTTCAGCCTAATCTTTATCTCCGTCAGCCTGCTGGTACAGGTAGCGGTCGGCGTCGGCCTGATCATGAACAGCCGGTACGACGTGAACGATCGGAAAGAGATATGCAAGGCAAACAAGATCAACGACCTCATCACGATCGGCATCTTTGTTATAACGCTGGTCAATGTGATGATTTCCGCGTTTGGGGTGGCGCCGCGTAAAGCGTGA
- the LOC121593440 gene encoding uncharacterized protein LOC121593440 isoform X2 yields MTSTVEKDTSAVEINIEETAGSDMPDAGRATANPAHALTARPNGRNRSRSNSRSPSRRAKRDTEKEPPMAGSELDDDDELDDGVDLDDPKSNRGIDSGFLDPVDNGSVDTGVSRAGRRGGRRNQAPAGPTYRPGFAPTFDADGTRVVQTTASGQVIPDVNVYQQKKNLAQGMMDLALLSANANQLRYVLESYSRHPYFYVNLVFISTSIIAQVAVGIGLIWKSRYDIKKENDFCKADRINNLITIGIFIITLVNVLISAFGVAEPQAVV; encoded by the exons ATGACGTCCACCGTAGAGAAAGACACATCAGCGGTGGAAATAAACATCGAAGAGACCGCCGGCAGCGACATGCCAGATGCTGGCCGCGCCACTGCCAACCCAGCGCACGCCCTTACCGCACGCCCCAACGGTCGCAATCGTAGCCGGTCGAACAGT CGTTCACCATCTCGCCGAGCAAAGCGTGACACAGAGAAG GAACCGCCAATGGCTGGGTCCGAGctggacgatgacgacgagcTGGACGATGGGGTGGATCTGGACGATCCCAAGAGCAATCGGGGCATCGACAGTGGCTTCCTCGACCCAGTCGACAATGGGTCCGTCGATACGGGAGTGTCGCGGGCGGGACGACGCGGAGGCCGTCGCAATCAGGCACCGGCCGGGCCAACGTATCGCCCAGGGTTTGCACCGACATTCGATGCCGATGGGACACGTGTT GTACAAACTACGGCCAGCGGACAGGTCATACCGGACGTGAATGTGTACCAGCAGAAGAAGAACCTTGCGCAGGGCATGATGGATCTGGCGCTACTGTCCGCCAACGCCAATCAGCTCCGGTACGTGCTGGAGTCGTACAGCCGCCATCCGTACTTCTACGTCAATCTGGTGTTCATCTCGACCAGCATCATTGCACAGGTAGCGGTCGGCATTGGGCTGATCTGGAAGAGCCGGTACGACATCAAGAAGGAGAACGATTTTTGTAAAGCCGATCGGATCAACAATCTCATCACGATCGGCATCTTCATCATTACGCTCGTGAACGTGCTGATATCGGCGTTTGGTGTTGCCGAGCCGCAGGCGGTCGTGTGA
- the LOC121593440 gene encoding uncharacterized protein LOC121593440 isoform X1 produces MTSTVEKDTSAVEINIEETAGSDMPDAGRATANPAHALTARPNGRNRSRSNSRSPSRRAKRDTEKARTDAIPLLPIPNESNLPRQEPPMAGSELDDDDELDDGVDLDDPKSNRGIDSGFLDPVDNGSVDTGVSRAGRRGGRRNQAPAGPTYRPGFAPTFDADGTRVVQTTASGQVIPDVNVYQQKKNLAQGMMDLALLSANANQLRYVLESYSRHPYFYVNLVFISTSIIAQVAVGIGLIWKSRYDIKKENDFCKADRINNLITIGIFIITLVNVLISAFGVAEPQAVV; encoded by the exons ATGACGTCCACCGTAGAGAAAGACACATCAGCGGTGGAAATAAACATCGAAGAGACCGCCGGCAGCGACATGCCAGATGCTGGCCGCGCCACTGCCAACCCAGCGCACGCCCTTACCGCACGCCCCAACGGTCGCAATCGTAGCCGGTCGAACAGT CGTTCACCATCTCGCCGAGCAAAGCGTGACACAGAGAAGGCTCGTACCGATGCGATTCCCCTTCTGCCCATACCTAACGAATCGAATCTTCCTCGGCAGGAACCGCCAATGGCTGGGTCCGAGctggacgatgacgacgagcTGGACGATGGGGTGGATCTGGACGATCCCAAGAGCAATCGGGGCATCGACAGTGGCTTCCTCGACCCAGTCGACAATGGGTCCGTCGATACGGGAGTGTCGCGGGCGGGACGACGCGGAGGCCGTCGCAATCAGGCACCGGCCGGGCCAACGTATCGCCCAGGGTTTGCACCGACATTCGATGCCGATGGGACACGTGTT GTACAAACTACGGCCAGCGGACAGGTCATACCGGACGTGAATGTGTACCAGCAGAAGAAGAACCTTGCGCAGGGCATGATGGATCTGGCGCTACTGTCCGCCAACGCCAATCAGCTCCGGTACGTGCTGGAGTCGTACAGCCGCCATCCGTACTTCTACGTCAATCTGGTGTTCATCTCGACCAGCATCATTGCACAGGTAGCGGTCGGCATTGGGCTGATCTGGAAGAGCCGGTACGACATCAAGAAGGAGAACGATTTTTGTAAAGCCGATCGGATCAACAATCTCATCACGATCGGCATCTTCATCATTACGCTCGTGAACGTGCTGATATCGGCGTTTGGTGTTGCCGAGCCGCAGGCGGTCGTGTGA